A region from the Aeromicrobium choanae genome encodes:
- a CDS encoding glutamate ABC transporter substrate-binding protein, giving the protein MKARRTRFAAVLAAGLLALSACGDAGSSDDEGSGPDVEVEDQEFEAGTRMAELQEGGTVKIGVKFDQPGIGFKSAASDTPTGFDPSVGKILAAKLGIDAGDIEWVETVSANREPFLQNGTVDFVIASYSITDERRQVVGQAGPYYVTGQSLLVAKDDDSINGPDDLEGKKVCSVTGSTSIETVEKEFGATPAGFDTYSECVDQLLNGSVDAVTTDAAILLGYAAENPDDLKVVGEPFSEERYGIGYSKDSPELCEFINESLTSAFEDGTWEEAFDSTLGKGGGEAGDPPTLDPCA; this is encoded by the coding sequence ATGAAAGCACGAAGGACACGGTTCGCGGCCGTCCTGGCCGCCGGCCTGTTGGCACTGAGCGCCTGCGGCGACGCCGGCAGCAGCGATGACGAGGGCTCGGGCCCGGACGTCGAGGTCGAGGACCAGGAGTTCGAGGCCGGCACCCGCATGGCCGAGCTCCAGGAGGGCGGCACCGTCAAGATCGGCGTCAAGTTCGACCAGCCGGGCATCGGCTTCAAGTCGGCCGCCTCGGACACCCCCACCGGCTTCGACCCGTCCGTCGGCAAGATCCTCGCCGCCAAGCTGGGCATCGATGCGGGTGACATCGAGTGGGTCGAGACCGTCTCGGCCAACCGCGAGCCGTTCCTGCAGAACGGCACGGTCGACTTCGTCATCGCCTCGTACTCGATCACGGACGAGCGCCGTCAGGTGGTGGGCCAGGCGGGCCCGTACTACGTCACCGGCCAGTCGCTGCTGGTCGCGAAGGACGACGACTCCATCAACGGGCCGGACGACCTGGAGGGCAAGAAGGTCTGCTCCGTCACCGGCTCGACCTCCATCGAGACCGTGGAGAAGGAGTTCGGGGCCACCCCGGCCGGCTTCGACACGTACTCCGAGTGCGTGGACCAGCTGCTCAACGGGTCGGTCGACGCCGTCACCACGGACGCCGCGATCCTGCTGGGCTACGCCGCGGAGAACCCGGACGACCTCAAGGTCGTCGGTGAGCCCTTCTCCGAGGAGCGCTACGGCATCGGCTACAGCAAGGACAGCCCGGAGCTGTGCGAGTTCATCAACGAGAGCCTGACGTCCGCGTTCGAGGATGGCACGTGGGAGGAGGCGTTCGACTCCACGCTCGGCAAGGGCGGTGGCGAGGCGGGCGATCCGCCCACGCTCGATCCCTGCGCGTGA
- a CDS encoding amino acid ABC transporter ATP-binding protein — protein sequence MVHMTGVQKWFGDLHVLQDIDFDVAPGEVVVVIGPSGSGKSTLCRAINRLEPINEGDISIDGVPLPEEGKALARLRAEVGMVFQSFNLFSHKTVLENVTLGPIKVLGQRKGEAEQRARELLDRVGVGSQAGKLPAQLSGGQQQRVAIARALAMDPKVMLFDEPTSALDPEMIKEVLDTMVDLAKGGMTMVVVTHEMGFARTAADRVVFMADGRIVEENTPDEFFTNPQSDRAKDFLGKILKH from the coding sequence ATGGTCCACATGACCGGCGTCCAGAAGTGGTTCGGCGACCTGCACGTGCTGCAGGACATCGACTTCGACGTCGCCCCGGGCGAGGTCGTCGTGGTGATCGGACCCTCAGGCTCGGGCAAGTCGACCCTGTGCCGAGCCATCAATCGCCTCGAGCCGATCAACGAGGGCGACATCTCGATCGACGGCGTCCCGCTGCCCGAGGAGGGCAAGGCGCTCGCCCGGCTGCGTGCCGAGGTCGGCATGGTGTTCCAGTCGTTCAACCTGTTCAGCCACAAGACCGTGCTCGAGAACGTCACCCTCGGCCCGATCAAGGTCCTGGGCCAGCGCAAGGGCGAGGCCGAGCAGCGCGCCCGCGAGCTGCTCGACCGCGTCGGCGTCGGCTCGCAGGCCGGCAAGCTGCCGGCCCAGCTGTCGGGCGGCCAGCAGCAGCGCGTCGCGATCGCGCGGGCGCTGGCGATGGACCCCAAGGTCATGCTGTTCGACGAGCCCACCTCCGCACTCGATCCCGAGATGATCAAGGAGGTGCTCGACACCATGGTCGACCTCGCCAAGGGCGGCATGACCATGGTCGTGGTCACCCACGAGATGGGGTTCGCGCGCACCGCCGCCGACCGCGTCGTCTTCATGGCCGACGGGCGCATCGTCGAGGAGAACACTCCCGACGAGTTCTTCACCAACCCGCAGAGCGATCGCGCCAAGGACTTCCTCGGCAAGATCCTCAAGCACTGA